The Horticoccus luteus DNA window GCGGCCGCCAACTCGCTCGAGGTGCTGCTCTACACATCGGGCGGGCTACTCATCCGGCAACTGGGCACCACGACGTCGGATTACCGCCAGTTTGAATGGACTGGCTTCCGCGCAGCCTATTCCGGCGCCAAAGGGTTGCGCGGCGCGGTCGTGTTCACCGGCAACTCCACGAGCACGCCCACCGTCTTTGTGCAGGGCGCGGACATATCGGCGAACTTCACCGCAGCGACCGGCGGCACGCCGCCCAATTGGATTCCGTCGGGCTTGGACACTACTGTCTTCCTCGTCGGCTTCAATTGGCCGTCCGGCCGATTGGTTCCGCATGCTCCCAGACTCGGCGCGTGGACCGCGAGTGAAGCGGCCGAGTGGAGTTCGACGGGACGTGTGCCTGTGTGGGACGAGACCAATGCAGGCAATGCAGCGAAGCTCTCCAGCGACTTTGCGACCTCGACCGGCTGGGTGCTGACCGGCGCCACGACGATCTCCGCCGGCAAGCTAAACCTCTCCGCCAGCGACAGCGCGTACATGTCAGGATCGCCCATTTTCGCCGGCACAAAATACACGTTCACGGTGAACGTGGATTCGGTCACCGCGGGCTCGGTGAATTACTACAACGGGGCAAGCTATATCTCCTTCGCGACCGCGCCAGGCACCTACACGATCAGCTTCACGGCCGCTGCCACCTACCTGAGCGGTGCGGCCCTGCAATCGCAGGGAGGCAATGCGGTGTGCGACAACTACACACTCCGCGTTTTGGGGCCGCTCTTCCGGCCGGTAGTCCAGCCGATTGCGATCGTCGCCGACGCCACGACCAACGGCATCGCCGGTGTGCTGACCGGCATGACGCCGCTCACGACCCGCCGCGACTGGGTCATCCAGGCTAACACGAGCACCAACGGCAACCAGCAGCTCCTCGGCGCGTCGCCGTTCTTCGACTACACGCGCAACGTCATCGACGATTGGGTGGTGAACAACAAGGGCGGCAGTTCACGCACCATCTCCCTCGGGTCGGCTTCCGGCGGCTCGCAATACCTCTCGGGCGGCACGGCCGCCGGCGGCCGCAATGTGCCCACGCTCGCCACCCGCGTCATCGGCTCGTCCACGCTCTGGGTCAACAGCAACGGCACCGACTCCCTGCAGCACACCATTCGCGGCCACCTCGTCGACTGAGCTCCACCCATGAAAATGTTACGCTTCCTCTCCCTCTGCCTACTCTCCGTCATCGCGTGCGGCAGCCTGTTCGCGCAAGACGACACGCCCGCGGAGCCCATCGCCTTCGACGTGACGTTCTCCGCGCCTGTCGACGCCACACATTTCACGGCGTCCTCCGCGCCGGCAGTCGGCGCGCACATCCTCGCGATCACCGCCGAGGGGTATGTTTTCCAACTCGTCGCCGAGGATGGGCATCTGCTCAACAAAGGCGCCGTCTTCGGCGTCAACGTCGCGGCGCCGAGCGAAGCCGCGGCCCCGGCCGACATCCGCGCCGCCATCGCAGCGACCATCCCCGCACCATGACCGCGATCACCGACACCCCTCCGGCCCGCACAGCGATGGTCTTTGCGGGCGAAATCTTCGATGGCGCCACCTCCGACCATCCCCTGATCCGCAACACCGCCGGTGAGACTTTCGCCGTGCGCGTGCGTGCCATGCCAGCGCGCCACCTGGGCCGCATTCTGCAGCTCTGTATCGACGAGGCCGCGACCGTCGAGTTCGTCACCCAGATCGCCGTCGTCGATCCCTCGACGGGTGTGCTCGCCGAGTGGAGCGCGGCTTCGGCCGACTGGGTCGACACGCTCGACGACGCCTCCCACGTGCTTCTCTATGAGGCGGCGAAGCGCCTAAATTTTATCCGCGCGGCGGCCTGGGCGGAGAGGCAGATCGCCGCGAAGCAATTTCAGGGGCCTCTCCTGATGAAAGCGAACCAGGCACTGAGCCCGCTCATGGAGCAGATGGTTGGTTTGATTCTCTCATCGTTGAAGTCGCAAGGATTACTGGGCGCACCTTCGACGAAGTCTTAGACGGCTACACGCTCCACCAACTCCTGCTCGTGCGCCGTGCGGAACGTCAGGCCGAAGCCCGTGCCGCTCTCGCGCAACTGCACGCCGCCCGGCAGGCCATCCCCGCCAGCCTCAGCGACAAATCAGAACAGCAGCGCCCCTTCGCCCTCTACGAGACCTCACTCATCGCCCAGGCCAACGGCACGTCCGCCAAGCCCAAACGCCGCTGGGCACCGAGCCAGAAGCGCCGGCCTCAGCCTGGGCCAAACGGCGGCGCCCACGGCCCGGAGAAAGCCCAGACCGTGACGAGCGCCAGCAGCAGCACAAGCAGACCCACGATAATCACGCCCACACCGTAACCCGATCCCGATGGCCGATCAAGACTCCACGCTCCAAATCCTCATCGACGTGCGCGCCCGCCTCGCCGCGATCGACGATTCGTTGCGCGGTCTCGGGCAGGTGGAAAAGGCCGCCGCCAAATCCGGCGACGCGCTGCTGGAGCAGGGCAAAGCCGCCGCGGAGACCGGCGGCAAACTGCTCGACGCGGCCCAGCAGCAGACCGCGCTGGCGGAGGCATCGCGCGAGGCGACGAAGGGCGCCGAGGCGCAGCGCGATGCGCTGCACCAAACGACGCAACAGATCGCCGAAACGGCGGAGAAGATCGCGCAGACCGCGCACGAGCAAGTCGTGCTGCAGGGGGCGACGAAGGAGGCCGCCCAGGCGACCGCGGCGCAGGGTGCGGCGATCCAGCAGACCACCGCCCAGATCGCCACCACGAGCGAGCGCACGGCTGTGCTCACCGACAAGCTCCTGGAATCGCAGGAGGCTTTCCGCGTCGTGAAGGATGCCAGCACCTCCTTCACCGGGATGCTGCGCACCGGTCTCGGGATCGACCTCGCGCGGCGCGGTCTCGACCTGCTCGTTGGCACGCTCAAGGAAGCCGCCACGCACAGCTTCGAGGTGGCCGCCCAGCTCAAGGACACCGCGACCAACATCGGAATATCGGTCGAAAGTTTCCAAGTGCTGCGCGACATGACGGTGAACGCGGGCGGCAGCGTGGAGGCCCTCACCGGTGCGCTCAACGACCAGCAGCGCAGCCTCGTGCAGGCCCGCAACGTCAACAGCGGCGCGGCCGCCGCCTATCGCCAGTTGAACCTCGATGCCGCGCGTCTCGCGAACCTCCCGGTGGAGCGGCAATTCGAGCAGATCGCCTTCGCGATCTCACACGCGACCGATAAGCAGGCCGCCTATGCCGCGGCGTCGCAAATTCTCGGCACGCGCAATCTGCCGCAACTGCGGCAGGCGCTGCGCGACCTCGCGGTCGAAGGCTACGACAAGGTCAAGGAGAGCGCCGAGGGTGCGGGCCGCTTCATGTCGGCCGAGACCATCGCCCGGCTCGCGGCCGCCAAACAAGGGCTTGCCAATGGCAAAGACATCCTGACCGCCAAGATCGGCGAGGACTTCGCCTCGGCCCTGAAATTCTTTGGCCAGGAAGTGACCGTGCCCCAGCCGGAGACGAAATCAGCCAAGGAAATCGATGCCGCCAAAAAGCAGGCGGAGCAGCGCGAGGCGCTGGCGGAGGCCACCGCCAAGCTCGCCAGCAACGAGCGCTCCCTCGCCGTCGCGCAGGCCGATGGCACTGCCGGCACCGCGGAGAAAGACTTCACGATTCTCGCGCACCTCGCGCAGCAGAAGACGCTCCTCGAACAGATCGTGGCACTGCGCGAGGCCATGCCGCTGGCCATCGAGGATGCCGAGACCGAACCGAAGCGCGCCGACGAAATCGACGCCTTGCGTGCGCGCATCCGCGCCCTCCAAAACGAAATTCAGGCGCGCAATGGCGTCGGACCGACGGCCTTCGACCAGCGCAAAGAAAAATTTCGCGCCTTCAACGAACCGACCCCGTTTACGACGGCCACGAATCGGGACCCGCGACTCAACGCCAGCGAAGGCGTGGCAGCCGGCGCGATGGACTGGGTGTCCTCGCTCGGTTCGCAGGGCGATCAGGTGGCAGCCGCCATGCAGTCGAGCATCGGCGCCACGGTGCAGAGCATCAGCGAAGGCATTTACGGCTGGATCACGGGGACCGAAAGCTTTGGCGATGCGATGATGAATCTGGGCAGCACGATCCTGCAAACGATGCTGCAGACGATCATCCAGATGGGGGTGCAATGGCTGATCAACGCCGTGCTCATCAAGACGGGGATGATCTCGATCGAGGCGACGGGCGATGCGTTGCGCACCGCGCGCGTGGTCAAGGAAAATGCCGCTGAAGTGGCCACGCTGCCGGCCAAAACGGCCGGCGCGGCGGCCTCCGGCATCTCCAGCTACGGCGTGGCGCTGGCTTTTGGCGCACTGGCGATCGCCGTCGTGCTCGGAGCGATGAGCATGTTCGATACGGGCGGCTACACCGGCGATGGTGGCGTGAAGGAGATCGCGGGTATCGCGCACAGAGGTGAGGTGATTTTCTCCCAAGACGATGTGGCTCGCCACGGCGGACCGGCGGCAGTCGAGGCGATGCGCCTCGGCGATGGCGCGGGCGCGATCGAGGCGATGCCCGTCGCGATGCCGGCGCCGCTCTCCGCGCCGGCCACCGGCTCGCCGATCGCGGCCGGCGCGGCGCTCGCCGCAGCCGCTGCGGCGGCCGCGACGCGGCAAAAACCTTCGCGCACAGTGGTCGTCGATAGTCGTCGGCTCGCGGAGCAACTCCGCGACGACCCGGCGTTTTTCACCACCGTGCAGGATATGATTACCGGCAACCCCGGCGCCTTCGGCATCGCGTCATGAGTTTCGCGCTCTGCACATTCGGCGGACGAGATTTCGCGCTGTTGCTCTTCACTCCCCAGGTGGCGGAGGATGGCTCGCTCGCGGTCACCTATGCGTTTTCGACGCAGGTGGACATGGGCGAGAGCGGCCGCGAGACGCGCGAGCCCGGTCACCCCGATCTGCGCCTCAAGCAGAGCTGCGAATACTTGCTGCCCACCTCCGCCGACGCCGCGGCCCTGCGCGCAAGGCTCGCCACGTTGGGCGACACGCTCGTCGCGGTGCCCCTGTGGATCGATCGTCTGGCCGGTGCGGCTTGGGCGGACCGCGTGCACACGGCCCCGCTCCTCGTTCGGTTCAGCGATGGCGCGATCGTCGACGGAGCATCGGAGCTCGATCCCGACCAGGAGTATGCGCCCCTGCTCGTCGGCCGCTACGAGGAGCAAATCGAAGCGGCACCGTGGACCGACGAAGGGGCGGGCTGCCGCACGTCGATCGCGATCGTGGAGGACGCCGCGTGGGACTATCGCGTGGCGCCGGTCGATACGGTGGCGCCTGGGACCTGGCCTGCCGGTCTCGTGCCCACCTACACGGGCAACATCGACCGCGGAGACAGCGGCCGCGAATACGTGGCGCTCGGCGCCGGTCGCGAGCGGGGAGTGGAGCATCAGGAGATGGCGTTCCGCTGGGGGCAGGAGGCTGCGTTCAAGCTCAAAAGTCGCGCCGAAATCCGCCTGTTGCTCGCCACATTCGCCGCGCACCTCGGGCGCTGGCGCGCGTTGACCATGCCGTGGTGGTTTCGGCCGGGTGCCGATACGCCCGAGACACCGCAGGCCACGCGGGTGCGATTCGCCAGCGACAGCATCGAGCTCTCGTTCAGCGGCGGCGCCTGCGCCGCGGTGAAGCTGGCCTTCTGGCAGGTGCCGTGGGAAGCGGAGCCGATCGAAGACGAGGAGCCGGAGCAGGCCGGCACAGCCTGGCTCTATCGCCACAAGCTCGATGTGCCAGGGGGGCCTCTCTTCTGGCGCTACACGGATTACGCCCGGCCGATCACTCTCGTGGAGGAAGGCGACGATGTGACCTACTTCCCGGCGAAGATCGAGCACGACAAGCTCACTCACGGCTACATGCTCGATGACGATCCCTCAAAGCTGAAGGGATTCGTGGCCGATGGGCACCCGTGGATGCTGGTCGTTGCCCGCATGTTGCAGGCGCCGCTGCAGATCGATATTTTCCGCCTCACTCCGGAGGTCGAGGGTGCGACGCCCGTGCTGCGTTATTCGGGCGAAATCGCCGACGTGACCGGCAAGGGCCGCAGCCTCAGCGCCACCACGACCGTGCTCGGTGGCACCCTCGATATCAAGGTGCCCAACTTCTACATCCAAGAGGACTGCAACCACGACTTCTGTAGCGGCGGCTGCGGGCTCGTGATCGACAACTGGACATTCACCGTCGAAGTGACGGCGATCGATGGCGCGGTGCTGCATGCGCAGGTGATCAGCAATCCGCCGGGCGCGACGCTCGCCGATGATTTCTTCGCCAACGGCGATGCCGACAAAGGCAGCGGCACAACATATGAGGCGGTCGAGATCGTGCGCAGCGTCGATCTCGGCGGCGGCGAGCAATCCCTCACGCTCGCGCGCGCGTTCACCGCACTGGCAGTGGGAGACACGATTGCGATCCGTCCCAACTGTTCCGGCACTTGGGCGGAGTGCCAGCGCTACGGCAACACGATCAACTACGGCGGTCACAGGCACGTGGGCAGCGACAATATCTCCGTGCCGCAGCCGCAGAGCCAGACTGCGGGAGGCAAAAAATGAGACCTTGGGTGCACACTGACGAACGTCGCGCCGCCCTTTGGCGCGAGATGCAGAGCTGGGAGGGCACGCCATTTTTCGCGCACAACGCGAGCAAGGGGCATGGCGTGGACTGCGTGCGGCTCCAAATGGAAATCTTCGCCGGCGCCGGCGCGATCGCACGCGTCCCGTTGCCGGCTTACACACTGGACCACGCGAAACACACCACGCGTCCGCAGTTGCTGCTCTGGCTCCTCACGGCGCCAGAGCTGGCGGGTCGGCTGGTCATGGTCTCGCCCGCGGGCCGACTCATGACCGGGGATCTCCTCGGCGTAAATTGCGGGCGCGTCGATCACCACCTGGCGAGCGTCACGCCATGGGGCGACGCGATCCACGCGGTCGATCCCACCGGCGTGATTCGCACTCCACTCGACGACCCAAAGTTGCGCGGCCGCATCGTGTATGCGTTACGCCTGATGGAGGTCGCGTCATGAGCATGGGCGGCGGCACGCCGAGCCCGGCACCCACCGTGGCCGGCATCGAGCCCGATGATACCAGCTCGAATCAGAAGGCCACGCCGGCGCGCTGGTTCATCGGCGAGGATTGGTGCCCGCTTACGTGGCTGGTGACAGCGCCGCTGAACGTAGAATACAAGGACATCCGGACAAAAACCGGCAAGAGCGAGACAGTGACCGGCCACGACATTTTCGGCGATGTGGCGGGGCTCGCCTGCATCGGCCTCACCGACGCGGTCCTCGAGATCGAGAGCGCGCGCAGGACCGTGTGGAGCGGCACGGTCACCCGGCCGGATGACCCGGCGCACCCGGACTACTGGCGCGCGAAGATCCCGTTCAGCGGCGGCACCTATTATCACTACTGGGGGCGGGCCGATCAGCCGATCGACGACATCCTCCTCGGGCCGCTCGGCGCCGCCTCGCCGGCGTTGGCGCATCCGGCGTATCGCTACCAGAGTTACGGCGTCATCAAGCGTTACGACTTCCAACGCAACAACAGCGTGCCGAGCACGCGCGTGAAACTGCGGCGCGTGCCGCGTCCGGCCTTGGGCAATTTTCCCGCGCAAAACAGCGCCCAAGGCGAGAGCCTCGTGGCTGGTGCGCTGGAGCTGCTGACGAGCACGCTCTTCGGCGCCGGGCTCGATGCGGCGCGCTTCACCGCCGCGCAGTGGGAAGCGCTGAGCGCGGCGGTGATCGCGCGCGCCGGGTGCCATGCGCCTTCACTCACGCGCGATCGCGCGGTGCGGGAAGTCGTGAAGGATTTTTTCCGCTACTTCGATGGGTGGGCGCGACTCGAAGCGGGCAAGATCGTGCCGGGGATGTTCCCCCACGACGGCACCGTGCCGGGCGGGCTCACGGAGATATCGCACCACGATATCGTGGGCACCCCAACCATCGGCGCGCCAGCCTTCGCGAAGACGGTCAACTCCATCACGCTCAAATTCCGCGACGGCGCGCAGAAACTGCGCGAGGACATCGTGGCCGAAACAGCCCGCGCCAACGCCCGCGCGCGCAAGCGCACGCAACCGGTGTCAGTCGACGGCACGGCCATCATCGACCGCACGCAGGCGGGCCAGTTCGCCGCTGAGGCGGCGCGCACGGGGGCCGAAGGTGACAGCAAGGGCAGTTTCGACGTCCGCCGGCCGAAGATCGGCGGACTGAATGCCGGCGATAATTTCCTCCTCGACTGGCTGCCCTACCAACTCGACCAGGTCTCACGCATCACGAAGCTTGCGGAGACTTACCGCGGACCAACGACAGTCACCTACATCGGCGAACGCGGAGTGCGGCCGCTGCCGTATCGCGCGCCGGCCGGGCCTCAACCATCACTTCTCGCCGCCGTGCCGACCCCCGTGGCCGACGCGCGTGTGCTAGAGCTTACGAGCGCCCTCGCGCTCACTCCGGCCGGCCTTTACATCGCGCTGCTGGCCAAACGCCCGCCGTCGCAGCATCCCGAGTTCGCACTGACCGCAAAGACAGTGATCAGCCTCTCGCTCTGGCACTCACCCGATGGCGCGAGTTACGATCTGCTCGGCACCCAGTCTGGCTGGGCCGTGCGCGGCGTATTGCGTTCGGCCGTCGCGGAGGACACGGCCGAAACCGTCGTGCAGATGACGCTCGACGCCGATAATCTCGACCGCGATCGACTGGCGTCGGTGAGCGCCGAAGACCAGGCCGATGATCGGCTCCTGGTCGTCGTGGGCAACGAGGTGATGTCGGCCGGCAGCATGGCGATCGATGGAGACGATTGGGACGTCACTTGCCTGCGTGCCCGCCAAGGATCGCTGGCTGCCGCGGCTGCATCAGGCGCGGAAGTGTGGCTCGTTTATCGCGACGAACTCAGCCGCTTTACGCATCGCCGCTTCATCGAGGATACCGACCGATATTTCAAACTGCAGCCCTTTACTAGCGGCGCCGGCGTCGACCTGGCAGACGTCGATCCGCTGTCCTACCACTTCCGCGACCGCGCCGACGAACTGCCGGTCGTGGTGATCGACGCGCTGGCCAGCGGCCTCAAGACCGCATTGCCCTACGACGTCACAGGCGACATCACCGATCTCAACGGCGATCTGGTGAGTTTCTCGATCAATGCCGTGCGGCTAAGCAGCGGCGTGATCGTAGATACGCTGACGCTGCAGGCGGGAGACTTCGGACCGGATGACACCGCGGCTTACGCGTTCGCGACGAAGGTGGTATTTCCCACTGCGGGGACGTGGCGCATTGCCGTGCGCGCCTACGACGCGCGAGGCGGTTACACGGATGAAGAGACGGGGGATTTGGCGGTCGCCGCCAACGATGCGGCTGGCGGATATGTCGACTACCGTTTCCAGCGCAGCGCGACGACACCTGCCACGCCGACGGGGGACGTGCCCGCCGGCTGGCTCGATGCGCCGCCCGCCGGCAGCGATCCTCTGTGGATGAGCAAAGGCTTCAAGGCCGCGGGCGGGGCGCTGGTCGGCGTCTGGTCGACGCCCGTGCGTTTGACCGGCGCCGATGGCGCGGCGGGCGCGGCGGGCGACAGCATTTTCGTCGAATACTCGGTCGACGGCGCGACGAGCTGGCATGAGCCGTTCGTGGACGGCGATATCTACATGAGGCAAAAGATCGGCGCAGGCGGCACCTGGAGCGGGGCGATGCGGATCGTCGCGGAGACATCGCCGACGAGCGTAGCCACGCCGACTTTCAGCTTTAGCCCCGCGAAATACGCGACATCGGCAGTGTCGAGCACCGTCACGTTGAGTTGCGCGACCGCCGGTGCAGCGATTTGGTATTCCTATAACGGCGAAACTTCGCCCTACACGGGACCCTTCCTCGCCGCGCAACTAAAAGGCATAACCGCGTGGGCGGAAAAGACGGGCATGATCCCGTCAGACAGCGCGTGGGACATGTACGAGAATAACACGTAGGCAGCAGGCATGCAGAGGGCCTTCCAAGAGGTTGCAACGCACACGCCATGCACCTCTTGGACGGAGCGGATTCCTAAACCTTCTGGAATTCTTCCAAAAGCCCGCCGGAATTTACAGCCGCGACGGGCGCGCTGAAAAATGGTGGTAGGACCTGGATTCGAACCAGGGAAGGCGTAAGCCAGCAGATTTACAGTCTGCCCTCGTTGGCCACTTGAGTATCCTACCAAATGAGGAGCGCGGAAGTTCTCGACGGATTGGCGCGACTTCAAGGTTTTTTTCCGGCTAGCTTGCTACTCGTGCGCGCGGCGCTTTCATGCGCGCACTTCGCGGCATGACAGAATTGGTTAACCATCCCTTTATCAACGCCGTGCTGCCGCACCTGATCGCGATCGGCGGCTTCCTGCTGGCGTTGTTTTTGATTGCACGGTTGATGAGCGAGAAGCGGCAACCGAGTAACACTGTGGCATGGTTGTTGGTGATCGTGCTCGTGCCCTACGTGGGCGTGCCGCTTTACCTGCTGTTGGGCGGCCGGAAGCTGCGCACGTTGATGGCGCGAAAAGGGCGGTTGCAGGCGAAACTGCTCGTGAAGGAGCGATTGCCCTCGCCGCATGAGAATTTCCCGATTGCGCAAACGGTGATGGCGAGCGGGGCGGAGGCGCCGGTGGTGGGCAACACGATCCGGTTGTTGACGACCGGGGAGGACGCATACGCGGCGCTGGAGGAGAATATCCGCGCCGCGAAACAATGCATCCACATCATCGCATTCATTCTCGGGCGCGACGATACCGGGCGGCGCATTGTGCGGTTGCTCGCGGCGAAGGCGAAGGAAGGGGTGAAAGTGCGGCTGTTGCTCGATACCGTGGGCTGCATGTTTCTCAGTCGCGACTTTCTCGCGCCGCTAAAGCAGGCGGGAGGCGAGGTGGGATGGTTCATGCCGGTGTTGCCCTTCACGCTTCGCGGCACGGCCAATTTGCGCAATCACCGGAAAATCGCGGTCTTCGATTATCATACGGCGATCGTCGGAGGGCACAACATGGCCCGCGAATACATAGGGCCGGCGCCGTATCGGAAGCGCTGGCGGGATTTCGGAGCGGTCATCGACGGACCGGCGGCCACGGTGCTGCACGAGGTGTTTGTGGCGGACTGGTGTTTCGCGACGAAGGAGACGCCTGAGCGGTTGCACGCGGAGATGCCGGCCGAGGCCACCGCTCCCCGCGGCACGAGCGAACTCCAGGTGGTGGCGAGCGGTCCCGACGTGCGAGGTGATCCGCTTTACGAGGGCATTCTGGCCATGATCCAAGAGGCGGAAAAGAGCGTGTGGATCGTAACGCCGTATTTTATCCCGGATGAAGTGTTGTTGCGTTCGTTGATCGTCAAGGCGCGGACCGGGCGGGATGTGACGTTGATTCTGCCGGCGCGTTCGAATCATCCGATCACGGATTTCGCGCGGCGCTATTATGTGCGGGAACTCCAGCGGGCCGGGGGACGCGTGCGGTTGTTTGGCCCGGGCATGATGCATAGCAAGGCGATGATCGTGGATGACCAGATCGGGTTGTTCGGTTCGCCGAATTTCGATCTGCGCAGTCTGTTCGTCAATTTCGAGATCGGGGTGTTGGTGCACACGGCGTCCGATGTGCAGGCGATGAAGGCGTGGGCGACGGAGCTGTTCGACAAATGCCACCCGCCCAAGGGTGAACGCGCACGACGGAGTTTTGTGGGCAGCGTGCTCGAAGATCTGAGCCGCCTGCTCGCGCCGCTGCTTTAGCTGGCAGGGCTGCGCGACCCGATGCGTTCGTTAAAGAACGCCGGCCTCGCGGAAACTGTAATATCCGCGCGCCGTCGGGTCGGCCGCGAGGGAACCGACGATGACGTGATCGAGCAAGGCGATGTCGACGGTGCGGGCGGCCTCGCGCAACTGGCGGGTGACCTGCACGTCGGCGGCGCTGGGCGAGGGGTCGCCGCTCGGGTGATTGTGCGCGGCAATGATGGCGGTGGCGGAGGCGCGCAGGGCTTCGCGAAACACTTCGCGGGGATGCGCGAGCGCACTGGTCGCGGTGCCGGAGGTGACTTCGGCGCATTTGATGAGCCGATTTTTGCGGTTGAGGCACAGCACCCAGAATTTTTCGACCAAGAGTGCTTGTGCGAGCGGGCGCAGGTAATCGGCGGCGAGTCCGGCGGTGTTGATGACCGGCATGGTTTCGGTCGCCTGGCGAAGGACGCGCGTGGCGACTTCGAAGACGGTGCGCAGTTGCGCGGCTTTGACGGGGCCGATGCCTTTGGCCCGACGAAAATCGCTATCGTTCCAGCGGGTGAGCGCGCCGAGCGAGCCGGCGTCGGTGAGCAGACGCGTGGCAAGGGTCATCACGTCCTGGCCTTGGGTGCCGCTGCGCAGAAGCATGGCGAGCAGTTCGGCATCGCTGAGGGCGCCGGGGCCGAGGCGTTCGAGACGCTCTTGCGGGCGTTCGCCCACGGCCATCGCTTGCAGGCGGTTCTCGGGGAAAGGCGCGCCGTCACTCATTTGCGTTCTTGTATCTGCGGGAGAGGATGCGCATCTGCAATACTTCCTATGAAACCTTTACGCGTCGTTGTCTGGGGGGAGAATACCCATGAGCACAAGAATGCCGCCGTGGCGGCGATTTATCCGCAGGGTATGCATGCCGCGATTGCCGCGGGCGTGCGGGACTTGTTGCCGTCGGCGGAGGTGAGCACGGCGACGTTGCAGGAACCGGACCACGGGCTGACGGCGGAGAGGTTGGCCAAGACGGATGTGCTGACGTGGTGGGGGCACATGGCGCACGATCAAGTGGACGAAAAGATCGTGGATCGGGTGCAACAGCGCGTGCTCGAAGGGATGGGATTGATCGTTTTGCATTCGGCGCATTACGCGAAAATTTTCCGGCGATTGATGGGCACGACGTGTTCGCTGCGCTGGCGGGAGGCCGGAGAGCGCGAGCGGCTCTGGGTGTGCAATCCGGGGCATCCGATTGCGCGCGGGCTCGATCGTTATT harbors:
- a CDS encoding ThuA domain-containing protein encodes the protein MKPLRVVVWGENTHEHKNAAVAAIYPQGMHAAIAAGVRDLLPSAEVSTATLQEPDHGLTAERLAKTDVLTWWGHMAHDQVDEKIVDRVQQRVLEGMGLIVLHSAHYAKIFRRLMGTTCSLRWREAGERERLWVCNPGHPIARGLDRYFELPHEEMYGEPFAIPAPDEQVFISWFEGGEVFRSGCCWHRGNGKVFYFRPGHETYPTYFDPNVRRVIANAVEWARPQGQWAGVDQSPNEKVPPEPLGRSQ
- a CDS encoding phage BR0599 family protein, which codes for MSFALCTFGGRDFALLLFTPQVAEDGSLAVTYAFSTQVDMGESGRETREPGHPDLRLKQSCEYLLPTSADAAALRARLATLGDTLVAVPLWIDRLAGAAWADRVHTAPLLVRFSDGAIVDGASELDPDQEYAPLLVGRYEEQIEAAPWTDEGAGCRTSIAIVEDAAWDYRVAPVDTVAPGTWPAGLVPTYTGNIDRGDSGREYVALGAGRERGVEHQEMAFRWGQEAAFKLKSRAEIRLLLATFAAHLGRWRALTMPWWFRPGADTPETPQATRVRFASDSIELSFSGGACAAVKLAFWQVPWEAEPIEDEEPEQAGTAWLYRHKLDVPGGPLFWRYTDYARPITLVEEGDDVTYFPAKIEHDKLTHGYMLDDDPSKLKGFVADGHPWMLVVARMLQAPLQIDIFRLTPEVEGATPVLRYSGEIADVTGKGRSLSATTTVLGGTLDIKVPNFYIQEDCNHDFCSGGCGLVIDNWTFTVEVTAIDGAVLHAQVISNPPGATLADDFFANGDADKGSGTTYEAVEIVRSVDLGGGEQSLTLARAFTALAVGDTIAIRPNCSGTWAECQRYGNTINYGGHRHVGSDNISVPQPQSQTAGGKK
- the radC gene encoding RadC family protein, which encodes MSDGAPFPENRLQAMAVGERPQERLERLGPGALSDAELLAMLLRSGTQGQDVMTLATRLLTDAGSLGALTRWNDSDFRRAKGIGPVKAAQLRTVFEVATRVLRQATETMPVINTAGLAADYLRPLAQALLVEKFWVLCLNRKNRLIKCAEVTSGTATSALAHPREVFREALRASATAIIAAHNHPSGDPSPSAADVQVTRQLREAARTVDIALLDHVIVGSLAADPTARGYYSFREAGVL
- the cls gene encoding cardiolipin synthase — protein: MTELVNHPFINAVLPHLIAIGGFLLALFLIARLMSEKRQPSNTVAWLLVIVLVPYVGVPLYLLLGGRKLRTLMARKGRLQAKLLVKERLPSPHENFPIAQTVMASGAEAPVVGNTIRLLTTGEDAYAALEENIRAAKQCIHIIAFILGRDDTGRRIVRLLAAKAKEGVKVRLLLDTVGCMFLSRDFLAPLKQAGGEVGWFMPVLPFTLRGTANLRNHRKIAVFDYHTAIVGGHNMAREYIGPAPYRKRWRDFGAVIDGPAATVLHEVFVADWCFATKETPERLHAEMPAEATAPRGTSELQVVASGPDVRGDPLYEGILAMIQEAEKSVWIVTPYFIPDEVLLRSLIVKARTGRDVTLILPARSNHPITDFARRYYVRELQRAGGRVRLFGPGMMHSKAMIVDDQIGLFGSPNFDLRSLFVNFEIGVLVHTASDVQAMKAWATELFDKCHPPKGERARRSFVGSVLEDLSRLLAPLL
- a CDS encoding chitobiase/beta-hexosaminidase C-terminal domain-containing protein → MSMGGGTPSPAPTVAGIEPDDTSSNQKATPARWFIGEDWCPLTWLVTAPLNVEYKDIRTKTGKSETVTGHDIFGDVAGLACIGLTDAVLEIESARRTVWSGTVTRPDDPAHPDYWRAKIPFSGGTYYHYWGRADQPIDDILLGPLGAASPALAHPAYRYQSYGVIKRYDFQRNNSVPSTRVKLRRVPRPALGNFPAQNSAQGESLVAGALELLTSTLFGAGLDAARFTAAQWEALSAAVIARAGCHAPSLTRDRAVREVVKDFFRYFDGWARLEAGKIVPGMFPHDGTVPGGLTEISHHDIVGTPTIGAPAFAKTVNSITLKFRDGAQKLREDIVAETARANARARKRTQPVSVDGTAIIDRTQAGQFAAEAARTGAEGDSKGSFDVRRPKIGGLNAGDNFLLDWLPYQLDQVSRITKLAETYRGPTTVTYIGERGVRPLPYRAPAGPQPSLLAAVPTPVADARVLELTSALALTPAGLYIALLAKRPPSQHPEFALTAKTVISLSLWHSPDGASYDLLGTQSGWAVRGVLRSAVAEDTAETVVQMTLDADNLDRDRLASVSAEDQADDRLLVVVGNEVMSAGSMAIDGDDWDVTCLRARQGSLAAAAASGAEVWLVYRDELSRFTHRRFIEDTDRYFKLQPFTSGAGVDLADVDPLSYHFRDRADELPVVVIDALASGLKTALPYDVTGDITDLNGDLVSFSINAVRLSSGVIVDTLTLQAGDFGPDDTAAYAFATKVVFPTAGTWRIAVRAYDARGGYTDEETGDLAVAANDAAGGYVDYRFQRSATTPATPTGDVPAGWLDAPPAGSDPLWMSKGFKAAGGALVGVWSTPVRLTGADGAAGAAGDSIFVEYSVDGATSWHEPFVDGDIYMRQKIGAGGTWSGAMRIVAETSPTSVATPTFSFSPAKYATSAVSSTVTLSCATAGAAIWYSYNGETSPYTGPFLAAQLKGITAWAEKTGMIPSDSAWDMYENNT